In a single window of the Anaerocolumna cellulosilytica genome:
- a CDS encoding type III pantothenate kinase: MILVIDVGNTNITLGIFDKEELVSSFRMTTKIPRTSDEYGIMISDMLRTRNVEQSDIEAVIIASVVPGIMHSFKNGILKYIKKTPFEIGAGTKTGIKIATANPREIGADRVVDAVAAYDLYGGPLIVIDFGTATTYDLISADGSFLAGVTSPGIRISADALWNQTAKLPEIEIKKPASILAKETITSMQAGLVFGCIGQTEYIVKKMIEESGIPDMKVIATGGLGKIIAESTDVIQIYDPALTLKGLKIIYNKARGK; this comes from the coding sequence ATGATTTTAGTAATAGATGTTGGAAACACCAACATAACACTTGGAATTTTTGACAAGGAGGAGTTGGTCTCCAGTTTTCGTATGACAACAAAGATTCCAAGAACTTCAGACGAATATGGTATTATGATAAGTGATATGCTTCGCACACGCAATGTGGAGCAATCCGATATAGAAGCAGTAATAATAGCGAGTGTGGTTCCTGGAATTATGCATTCTTTTAAGAATGGTATCCTGAAATATATAAAAAAGACACCTTTTGAAATTGGTGCCGGTACAAAAACAGGTATAAAGATAGCTACTGCAAACCCAAGAGAAATTGGAGCAGACAGGGTGGTGGATGCAGTTGCTGCCTATGATTTATACGGTGGCCCTTTAATCGTAATAGATTTTGGTACTGCTACAACGTATGATTTGATATCCGCAGATGGTTCTTTTTTGGCGGGTGTTACAAGCCCAGGTATACGAATTAGTGCAGATGCTTTGTGGAATCAAACCGCCAAGCTTCCGGAGATTGAAATTAAAAAGCCGGCTTCTATTCTGGCAAAGGAAACAATAACAAGCATGCAGGCAGGCTTGGTATTTGGGTGCATCGGACAAACGGAATACATTGTTAAGAAAATGATTGAAGAATCCGGTATTCCGGATATGAAAGTAATTGCTACCGGAGGACTTGGTAAAATTATAGCTGAATCTACGGATGTAATCCAAATATATGATCCGGCTTTGACGTTAAAAGGTCTTAAGATAATTTATAATAAGGCTAGAGGGAAATAG
- a CDS encoding DUF6145 family protein — MYLDKVVLCASSAYEQKYYLNEDFNALPEAVKEDLKIMCVLFTEDVGGVLKLEFNEEGSLLLNVTSDEGDLLFDEIGSVLKIKEMQRNKEELLESLELYYKVFMLGQDIEAE, encoded by the coding sequence ATGTATTTAGATAAAGTGGTATTGTGTGCCAGCAGTGCATATGAACAAAAATATTATTTGAATGAGGACTTTAATGCTCTTCCGGAGGCAGTTAAGGAAGATTTAAAAATAATGTGTGTTTTGTTTACAGAAGATGTAGGTGGTGTTCTTAAGTTGGAATTTAATGAAGAAGGAAGCCTTTTGTTGAATGTAACAAGTGATGAGGGAGATTTACTGTTTGATGAAATCGGCAGTGTATTAAAGATAAAGGAAATGCAGAGGAACAAAGAAGAGCTGCTGGAGTCTTTGGAGCTTTATTATAAGGTTTTTATGTTAGGGCAGGATATAGAGGCGGAATAA